DNA from Streptococcus parasuis:
TGGAGTATGTACATGAAACAAAGTCTTACGATAACTTCCAAATTTATTTTTTTCATCACTAATTTTTCTATATGCATGTTTTGCTTCTAAATTATTTTTCATCTCTCTCTCTTTTATGATTTTCCATATACTACTTAGATACTAGTAGTACATTGACCAGTATATCTAAACTTACAAATATTTTTATTATCTGAATCCAAGGTGACCTGAAAATAGAAATAATGGTCTCGGCCATCTACAGATTTTTGCTTATTGAGCCTAAAGTAATTTTTATGAGATAAAGCCATAGACAATAGAATATCATCAATGATAAAAGTTAATGGCGTGTTATCTGCTGAGTAGCGATAAAAATCTTCTTCAAATTTGATGTAGCTCTCTGAAAAATAATCTATCTGTAGCTTGTCTTTGTAAAGCTCTCTCCTATTCATCTTCTCCTCCCTCTACTAATTGAATATCTAAAATAGCATTAACGTTAATCAAATGAAATCGACTATCTGATTTAACCACTATTTCATCTTTGGATATTTCTGTCACCTGTCCTTGATAGGTGACTTTTTGATTATCTTTTTTTACGTTAAATTGACCTGTATGCTGACCTATGTAGAGTTGTGAGATAAGAGTTAGCTTGTCGAGCAAGCTAAGTTCATCTGTAAACTGTATTTTGTGTTTTTCTTCATCCAATGATGTGGTATGTTCTGACAAGAAAAAGCCCATCCACTTCATCATACCACGGTCTTGGTGTTCTCTTGCTGATTGAAAAGGTAAGTAACTTCTATCTATCACTAGTTTAATCCGTCCAATCCTCCTGCTGAGTGACCACCAACCAATTTACTTCTAGCTATTACTCGTGAACCTTCTGATAAAGCATTAGCTTTCAATAAAGAAGTAAAGCCAAATTGTTGTCTGATGGTATCAATCGCTGATTGGAGTTTTTCTTCTTTCTCAATTTTTTCAATATCATCAAATAGAGAGATAAGTCCGAAGGATTCGTCTACTAATTGAGAATAATAAACGCTGACACTTCTAATAGCACCAGAACTATATTTCTTATGAAAAAGGGACAAAACATAATTTTTTAGCGTTTCTGTCTGATTAGTAGGTTCAATCTTCATCTGAGCATGAATACTCTTCTTATTCTCACTACGTGAATATCCCACTCCTATAGAAACACAGGTAGTCTTCTTACCTACTTTTCTGAGCCTTACAGCTACTTGTTCAGCCATTTCAGAAAGAACTATTTCAATCTCTCTCTGTATGATATAGTCCCTTGGTAAAACCTGTGAATTACCTATCCCATTTGATTTTGGTTTGTAGGGTTTGTGGACATTACTTTCATCAATCCCATTCGCATGAAAAAAGAGGTCAACACCATTAACGCCTAAATGAGCTTTAAGAATATCTGGATTACTATTGGCCAACTCTTTGATAGACATAATACCTAGTGCATTGAGGCGCTTTTTCATCCGACTACCAATCCCCCAGAAGTCTGTCATTTCTGGAATACCCCAAACCTTGGTTTCCACATCTCCATAAGACCAATTGGCACGCATGGTTTTTGTCTTTTTGGCTTCATTATCCAAAGCCAATTTGGCCAATAGAGGATTACTGTTTGACATACCAACCGTTGAATAAACTCCTGTCTGTCGAAAAATATCATGTTGTATCTTACTAGAAATCATATCCAATTTAACTTTTCGCGACAAGTTCTTATCAGGTACAAAATAATTGAGTGAGCCTGTCAGGTCAATAAATCCCTCATCGATCGAATAAGGAAGAATATCTTCTGGACTACCATAATTTTGTAAAATATGTTGAATTTCTATATTTTTTTCTATGTATAAACTCATTCGAGGTGGAACTATAAAAGTCACCTTTGCCCATTCTTCAATATAACGGACATATTCTGGCGTAATCTCAATTCCCTGTCGCTTGGCATTATAGTATGAAAACTTTCGGGTATGAATATCAAAAGGCAAATCATACACTCGTCCTACATTACTTTTGCCAAAGACTTTTTTGAACATAGGTGATGAAGCTAAAATTAAACCATTAGAATTATCTGCTCTACTCATCACACACAGAGAAGTCTTTAAAGGGTGTAGTCCTCGCTTTACACATTCAACACTAGCATAAAAGGACTTCATATCAATAAAGGCAATATCACTTTTAGGCTCTCTTGAATAGTCAAAATAGCCCATGAGTTTACCCTCCCACTACTGGCATGAAATGACCTATGATTTTACCAACAATTCTTGGATTATCTTCTGCTGAGGCAAACATATCTGAATAATCAGGATTCAGGGACACAAGACGATATCCTTCATCTTCTAGATAAACTTTCTTGATATAGGCTCTCTCATTCCAAACGACAGCATAGACAGCACCATCATAATCAAAGCCTCCTTCACGAATCAATGCTACTTCGCCACTTAGATAAACAGGTTCCATGGAATCTCCTTTAATCCAAGTTGCCACGTCATATGAATAATCCTTTTCCGAAAAAACTTCAACCGATTCGGATTCACCATAAATACTTTCACCAATACCTGCTGAAAGGGCTACCTCATCAAGAACATGTATAGAATAGAGCTCAACAACATTATCCTGTTGTTGTACTGTCAAAAGGTCTTCTGCATAGTCTTCAACCTT
Protein-coding regions in this window:
- a CDS encoding DUF5960 family protein, producing the protein MNRRELYKDKLQIDYFSESYIKFEEDFYRYSADNTPLTFIIDDILLSMALSHKNYFRLNKQKSVDGRDHYFYFQVTLDSDNKNICKFRYTGQCTTSI
- a CDS encoding Y-family DNA polymerase gives rise to the protein MGYFDYSREPKSDIAFIDMKSFYASVECVKRGLHPLKTSLCVMSRADNSNGLILASSPMFKKVFGKSNVGRVYDLPFDIHTRKFSYYNAKRQGIEITPEYVRYIEEWAKVTFIVPPRMSLYIEKNIEIQHILQNYGSPEDILPYSIDEGFIDLTGSLNYFVPDKNLSRKVKLDMISSKIQHDIFRQTGVYSTVGMSNSNPLLAKLALDNEAKKTKTMRANWSYGDVETKVWGIPEMTDFWGIGSRMKKRLNALGIMSIKELANSNPDILKAHLGVNGVDLFFHANGIDESNVHKPYKPKSNGIGNSQVLPRDYIIQREIEIVLSEMAEQVAVRLRKVGKKTTCVSIGVGYSRSENKKSIHAQMKIEPTNQTETLKNYVLSLFHKKYSSGAIRSVSVYYSQLVDESFGLISLFDDIEKIEKEEKLQSAIDTIRQQFGFTSLLKANALSEGSRVIARSKLVGGHSAGGLDGLN
- a CDS encoding LexA family transcriptional regulator — its product is MFSPEVLKKRRSELKISQAEIARQLGISRQSYFTWENGKTKPNGKNIDKLADILGVPTSYFESEYKIVKTYLQLNAINREKVEDYAEDLLTVQQQDNVVELYSIHVLDEVALSAGIGESIYGESESVEVFSEKDYSYDVATWIKGDSMEPVYLSGEVALIREGGFDYDGAVYAVVWNERAYIKKVYLEDEGYRLVSLNPDYSDMFASAEDNPRIVGKIIGHFMPVVGG